One stretch of Gemmatimonadota bacterium DNA includes these proteins:
- the melA gene encoding alpha-galactosidase, with amino-acid sequence MAKIVIIGAGSGFGSRLSLDILSRELLNDSTIALCDINEERLTQVHDYVNRAIDGHGLPGKCIASTDREELLPGADFVVTAVSIGGAAYWGEPYASEINIPKKYGINQTVADTVGVGGVFRYLRTAHEHLSFCKSMEKHCPDALMLNYTNPMAMLTWMHSIGSSIQNVGLCHSVQGTTKKLANSIDIPYEDVSYLVAGINHQAWILKFNKDGEDLYPRIFKAVDTHPSFKDDLVRVEMMKQFGYFVTESTRHNSEYLPYFQRTQELRDIYNLPERDPVYMELPEGRKRSWMKDTGITDDDTEAEVPKLQASHEYASSIVEAKITGVPFVFNGNVMNNGSITNLPDECCVEVPCMVDREGIHPCYVGELPPQCAALNMTNIAVQELSVKAAMEKDKEAAFHACALDPLTASVVSLPDIRKMFEELWEAEGDRLSYFDV; translated from the coding sequence ATGGCAAAAATTGTAATCATTGGTGCTGGCAGTGGATTTGGAAGCCGACTGTCCCTCGATATTTTATCTCGTGAATTATTAAACGATTCCACAATCGCACTCTGTGATATCAACGAAGAGCGATTGACTCAGGTGCACGATTACGTGAACCGCGCCATTGATGGCCATGGGCTCCCTGGCAAATGCATCGCCAGCACGGATCGCGAAGAATTATTGCCCGGCGCAGATTTTGTCGTCACTGCCGTATCCATTGGAGGCGCAGCCTACTGGGGCGAACCTTACGCATCTGAAATCAACATCCCCAAAAAATACGGCATTAACCAAACTGTCGCCGACACAGTAGGCGTAGGAGGTGTGTTCCGTTATCTTCGCACCGCACACGAGCACCTATCATTTTGCAAAAGCATGGAAAAACACTGCCCCGATGCACTCATGTTAAATTATACCAACCCCATGGCCATGCTCACCTGGATGCATTCTATCGGTTCATCCATCCAAAACGTCGGCCTCTGCCACAGCGTACAGGGCACAACAAAAAAACTGGCAAATAGCATTGACATTCCTTACGAAGATGTGAGTTACCTCGTTGCAGGGATTAACCACCAGGCCTGGATTCTAAAATTCAACAAAGACGGCGAAGACCTGTACCCGCGCATCTTCAAAGCCGTTGACACCCATCCCAGTTTCAAAGACGACCTGGTGCGGGTCGAGATGATGAAGCAATTTGGCTATTTTGTCACCGAAAGCACCCGACACAATTCAGAATACCTCCCCTACTTCCAGCGCACTCAGGAATTGCGGGACATCTACAACCTGCCAGAACGCGATCCCGTTTACATGGAATTGCCCGAAGGCCGCAAACGTTCCTGGATGAAAGACACAGGCATCACAGATGACGATACCGAAGCTGAAGTCCCAAAACTGCAAGCATCCCACGAATACGCTTCTTCAATCGTAGAAGCAAAAATCACAGGTGTCCCATTTGTCTTCAACGGCAACGTCATGAACAACGGATCTATCACCAATCTTCCCGACGAATGCTGTGTTGAAGTACCTTGCATGGTTGACAGAGAAGGCATTCATCCCTGTTACGTTGGTGAACTCCCACCTCAGTGCGCCGCATTAAACATGACCAACATCGCCGTACAAGAACTCTCCGTCAAAGCTGCAATGGAAAAAGATAAAGAAGCGGCATTCCATGCTTGCGCATTGGACCCACTCACGGCATCCGTCGTATCTTTACCCGACATCCGAAAAATGTTTGAAGAACTCTGGGAAGCAGAAGGCGATCGACTCAGTTATTTTGATGTCTGA
- a CDS encoding GNAT family N-acetyltransferase: MTALTFERVTPADQNRFRPLVEAYWLEIMPHADTVCTSDSRDSYFADRFPLSSTEPGVFWGLSEGSPVGFISFSISGTRAEINDFYVVPARRRRGIGTFLVKSAIEITDSLGIDRIDLNVRRDNPEALKFWESQGFMIGHYELIQYRDPKKRVGFLGALSSDFV; the protein is encoded by the coding sequence ATGACCGCACTCACATTCGAACGAGTAACTCCAGCCGACCAGAACCGATTTCGTCCACTCGTCGAAGCTTACTGGCTGGAGATCATGCCACATGCCGATACGGTATGTACATCTGATAGCCGGGATTCGTATTTCGCAGATCGATTTCCCCTTTCCAGCACCGAACCAGGGGTATTTTGGGGGCTAAGCGAAGGCTCCCCAGTGGGATTTATTTCATTTTCCATCTCTGGCACCAGAGCAGAAATAAACGACTTCTACGTTGTTCCTGCCAGGCGCAGGAGAGGCATTGGGACGTTCCTGGTAAAATCAGCCATAGAAATTACCGATAGCCTGGGAATTGATAGGATCGATTTAAATGTCCGACGGGACAATCCAGAAGCCTTGAAATTCTGGGAATCACAAGGATTTATGATTGGACACTACGAACTGATTCAATACCGGGATCCGAAAAAGCGAGTTGGATTTTTGGGAGCGCTTTCCTCTGATTTTGTGTAA